The Candidatus Eisenbacteria bacterium genome segment TCGCGCGCTCCTCGCGGCGCTCCCGAAGACGGACCTCCACGTCCATCTCGACGGGTCGCTCCGGCCCGAGACCCTGCTCGACCTCGCGAAGGAGCAGGGCCTTCGCCTTCCCGTCCGGACCCTTCCCGATCTCAAGCACTTCCTCGCCGGACTGACCGCGGGCGTCAGCCTCCCCGAGTACCTGAAGGCCTTCGACCTCACCCTGAAGGTGCTCCAGGAGCGCGAGGCGCTCGAGCGCACCGCGTTCGAGCTCGCCGAGGACGCGCACCGGGAGCAGGTCCGCTACATGGAGGTGCGGTACTGCCCGGCGCTCCACACGCGCCGCCGCCTCACGATGGAGGACTCGGTCGAGGCGGTGTCCGCGGGGCTCGAGCGCGCGAGGCGCCGCTACGGGATTCGCACCGGCACGATCCTCTGCGGCATCCGGCACCTGAGCCCGAGGCTCTCGTACCGTCTGGCGGAGCTCGCGGTCGCGTACTACGGGAAGGGCGTCGTGGCGTTCGACCTCGCGGGCGCGGAGAAGGACTATCCCGCGAAGGCGCACCGGCGCGCGTTCGACCATGTCGTGAAGCACCACGTGAACGTCACGGTTCACGCGGGCGAGGCGTTTGGACCGCAGAGCATCGCGCAGGCGCTCCACTACTGCGGCGCGCACCGGATCGGGCACGGCACGCGGCTGCGCGAGGATCCGGAGCTCCTCCGGTACGTGAACGACCACCGGATCGCGCTCGAGATGTGCGTGACGTCGAACGTCCAGACGGGGGCCGTGACGAGCTTCCGGTCGCATCCGTTCCGGCGGTACCTCCGCGAGGGGCTGCGCGTGACCCTGAACACGGACAACCGACTGGTCTCCTCGACGACCATGACCCAGGAGCTGGAGCGGGCGGTGCGTGCCTTCCGTCTCGAGCCCGAGGACGTGCGGCACGTGCTCCTGAACGGGTTCAAGGCGGCCTTCGTGCCGTTCCGCGAGCGCGGCGACCTCATGACCAAGGCGGTCCAGGAGATCGACTCGGTGTTCGCGACCGCCCGCACGCGGGCGGGGCACCCCGAACGGGAACTACTCTGACGCCCCGGGGTGAATCGCGGGCACCGGCGTGCATCCAAAGGAGGGC includes the following:
- the add gene encoding adenosine deaminase, which translates into the protein MRRSQPRRRTSRWGDPLERRALLAALPKTDLHVHLDGSLRPETLLDLAKEQGLRLPVRTLPDLKHFLAGLTAGVSLPEYLKAFDLTLKVLQEREALERTAFELAEDAHREQVRYMEVRYCPALHTRRRLTMEDSVEAVSAGLERARRRYGIRTGTILCGIRHLSPRLSYRLAELAVAYYGKGVVAFDLAGAEKDYPAKAHRRAFDHVVKHHVNVTVHAGEAFGPQSIAQALHYCGAHRIGHGTRLREDPELLRYVNDHRIALEMCVTSNVQTGAVTSFRSHPFRRYLREGLRVTLNTDNRLVSSTTMTQELERAVRAFRLEPEDVRHVLLNGFKAAFVPFRERGDLMTKAVQEIDSVFATARTRAGHPERELL